In Methylophaga thalassica, one genomic interval encodes:
- a CDS encoding MAPEG family protein produces the protein MTLENVYHIAFTGLFIILLTLLVQWFIASKTKASQPGAIPGKIDEHLSHSSFVFRAHRTFMNSLENLPLMLGTSFMAILIGANALWTGIFIWVFAIARIIHMALYYKIATEKNPSPRTVFFMIGLLANIALLVLCAITLL, from the coding sequence GTGACATTAGAAAACGTATACCACATCGCATTTACCGGTTTATTTATCATCTTGTTAACGCTGTTAGTGCAATGGTTTATTGCCAGTAAGACCAAAGCCTCACAACCGGGTGCCATTCCAGGAAAAATTGATGAACACTTGAGTCATTCCTCATTTGTGTTCCGTGCCCACCGCACCTTTATGAACTCACTGGAAAACCTGCCTTTGATGCTTGGAACATCATTTATGGCAATTCTTATTGGCGCCAATGCTCTATGGACGGGGATTTTTATCTGGGTATTTGCCATCGCACGAATTATCCATATGGCCTTATATTACAAAATTGCCACTGAAAAAAACCCCAGCCCAAGAACAGTATTTTTCATGATTGGTTTACTGGCAAATATCGCACTATTAGTCCTGTGCGCCATCACACTTTTATAA